A region of Anopheles merus strain MAF chromosome 2R, AmerM5.1, whole genome shotgun sequence DNA encodes the following proteins:
- the LOC121589938 gene encoding sodium/hydrogen exchanger 9B2 isoform X2 gives MKKTIIKMPSEEGNVSSQSSSGDTKRKVSIITEPVVERLGHDNLGFEQNKRKISQQSHHSEEGPARRKSNLHNNNFDTSSIHSDRYNGEAGGRAKKQSFSEALEKIERDYDNSRLEQSWIYSLCMRCRVEYTTPSWEPPGWQKVCPYPLCPSYRQFARILSIILIGVLLWITAFVIIGDTAAPGGQLFQLVVLTVAANFGGFLISLTTLPRLIGMLMVGILFQNVGWVNLDGEFQIVTAELRKLALVIILIRAGLEMDPTAFKKIYKTILKLGLIPWFVECSLIAVCARFFLQLPWMWSILLGSIVGAVSPAVVVPCLFRLRTKGYGVVKGIPTLIIAVAGIDDAVSVAGFGIISSIMFSTQSLGLQIAQAPVCIIGGLGFGVVWGFLCKYVPEPGDAYVVPIRTLMLFGGGLLAVFGSEEIHFEGAGPLGVVFAAFTASYFWCGQGWELEDNPVSTAFEIFWMIFEPILFGITGASIKIAELDPHIVSIGVGSIYAVAVIRILTTVAIAFGDKLNVKEKIFVAISWMSKATVQAALGPVALKTVMSNENRTEEEVHYAELVKMVCILSIILTAPLGAILISVTGTKLLKKTKQQLEPLDGWRRSHRPSLHDISIIDEEEEREDIEGIADEDTAANTLSNAQTATAFTITK, from the exons ATGAAGAAAAC TATTATCAAGATGCCTTCGGAGGAAGGGAATGTTTCCTCCCAGTCGTCCAGCGGCGACACGAAGCGCAAGGTCAGCATCATCACCGAACCGGTCGTCGAGCGATTAGGTCACGATAATTTGGGCTTTGAGCAGAACAAACGCAAAATATCGCAG CAATCGCATCATTCCGAGGAAGGACCGGCGCGAAGAAAAAGTAACCTGCACAACAACAACTTTGACACCTCGTCCATCCACAGCG ATCGCTACAATGGCGAGGCTGGTGGTCGTGCCAAAAAGCAATCGTTCTCGGAGGCGCTGGAAAAGATCGAACGAGACTATGATAACTCCCGGCTGGAGCAGTCGTGGATCTATTCGCTGTGCATGCGATGTCGGGTGGAGTACACAACGCCCTCGTGGGAACCGCCCGGCTGGCAGAAAGTGTGTCCCTATCCGTTGTGTCCGTCCTACCGCCAGTTTGCCCGTATCCTGTCCATCATTCTTATAG GTGTACTACTATGGATAACGGCGTTTGTCATCATTGGCGACACTGCCGCACCCGGTGGACAGTTGTTTCAGCTTGTCGTGCTAACAGTGGCTGCCAACTTTGGCGGGTTTCTCATCTCCCTAACGACGCTGCCCCGGCTGATCGGGATGCTGATGGTGGGCATACTGTTCCAG AACGTCGGCTGGGTGAATCTGGACGGCGAGTTCCAGATCGTGACGGCCGAGCTGCGCAAGCTGGCCCTGGTAATCATTCTGATCCGAGCCGGGCTAGAGATGGACCCGACCGCGTTCAAGAAGATCTACAAAACCATCCTGAAGCTCGGTCTCATCCCGTGGTTCGTCGAGTGCTCGCTGATTGCCGTGTGCGCCCGGTTCTTCCTGCAGCTGCCGTGGATGTGGAGCATACTGCTCGGCTCGATCGTGGGCGCCGTGTCGCCGGCCGTCGTCGTGCCCTGCCTGTTCCGGTTGCGCACCAAGGGGTACGGTGTGGTGAAGGGCATCCCGACACTGATCATTGCGGTGGCCGGCATCGACGACGCAGTGTCGGTGGCCGGGTTCGGCATCATCTCGAGCATCATGTTCAGCACGCAAAGCCTCGGGCTGCAGATTGCCCAGGCGCCGGTGTGCATTATCGGCGGGCTGGGTTTCGGTGTGGTGTGGGGCTTCCTGTGCAAGTATGTGCCCGAGCCGGGCGATGCGTACGTGGTGCCGATTCGCACACTGATGCTGTTCGGGGGCGGACTGCTGGCCGTGTTTGGCAGTGAGGAGATCCACTTCGAGGGCGCCGGTCCGCTGGGCGTTGTGTTTGCGGCGTTCACTGCGTCGTACTTTTGGTGCGGGCAGGGCTGGGAGCTGGAGGACAATCCGGTTTCGACGGCGTTCGAAATCTTCTGGATGATCTTCGAACCGATCCTGTTCGGCATCACGGGCGCGTCTATTAAG ATTGCTGAGCTGGATCCTCACATCGTATCGATCGGTGTCGGTAGCATTTACGCGGTTGCTGTGATCCGCATCTTGACAACGGTGGCAATCGCTTTTGGCGACAAGCTAAACGTCAAGGAGAAG ATCTTTGTTGCCATTTCCTGGATGTCCAAAGCGACGGTACAGGCCGCCCTAGGTCCCGTCGCCTTGAAGACGGTTATGTCGAACGAAAACCGCACGGAGGAGGAAGTCCACTACGCCGAGCTAGTGAAGATGGTGTGCATCCTGAGCATCATCCTGACGGCCCCGCTCGGGGCCATTCTCATATCCGTCACCGGCACCAAGCTGCTCAAGAAAACGAAGCAGCAGCTTGAGCCGTTGGATG GCTGGCGGCGAAGTCATCGGCCCTCGCTGCACGACATCAGTATCatcgacgaggaggaggagcgggAAGATATCGAGGGCATTGCGGACGAGGATACGGCTGCCAACACGCTGTCCAACGCGCAAACGGCGACAGCGTTCACCATCACGAAATAG
- the LOC121589938 gene encoding sodium/hydrogen exchanger 9B2 isoform X1 yields MKKTIIKMPSEEGNVSSQSSSGDTKRKVSIITEPVVERLGHDNLGFEQNKRKISQQSHHSEEGPARRKSNLHNNNFDTSSIHSDRYNGEAGGRAKKQSFSEALEKIERDYDNSRLEQSWIYSLCMRCRVEYTTPSWEPPGWQKVCPYPLCPSYRQFARILSIILIGVLLWITAFVIIGDTAAPGGQLFQLVVLTVAANFGGFLISLTTLPRLIGMLMVGILFQNVGWVNLDGEFQIVTAELRKLALVIILIRAGLEMDPTAFKKIYKTILKLGLIPWFVECSLIAVCARFFLQLPWMWSILLGSIVGAVSPAVVVPCLFRLRTKGYGVVKGIPTLIIAVAGIDDAVSVAGFGIISSIMFSTQSLGLQIAQAPVCIIGGLGFGVVWGFLCKYVPEPGDAYVVPIRTLMLFGGGLLAVFGSEEIHFEGAGPLGVVFAAFTASYFWCGQGWELEDNPVSTAFEIFWMIFEPILFGITGASIKIAELDPHIVSIGVGSIYAVAVIRILTTVAIAFGDKLNVKEKIFVAISWMSKATVQAALGPVALKTVMSNENRTEEEVHYAELVKMVCILSIILTAPLGAILISVTGTKLLKKTKQQLEPLDGTLGWRRSHRPSLHDISIIDEEEEREDIEGIADEDTAANTLSNAQTATAFTITK; encoded by the exons ATGAAGAAAAC TATTATCAAGATGCCTTCGGAGGAAGGGAATGTTTCCTCCCAGTCGTCCAGCGGCGACACGAAGCGCAAGGTCAGCATCATCACCGAACCGGTCGTCGAGCGATTAGGTCACGATAATTTGGGCTTTGAGCAGAACAAACGCAAAATATCGCAG CAATCGCATCATTCCGAGGAAGGACCGGCGCGAAGAAAAAGTAACCTGCACAACAACAACTTTGACACCTCGTCCATCCACAGCG ATCGCTACAATGGCGAGGCTGGTGGTCGTGCCAAAAAGCAATCGTTCTCGGAGGCGCTGGAAAAGATCGAACGAGACTATGATAACTCCCGGCTGGAGCAGTCGTGGATCTATTCGCTGTGCATGCGATGTCGGGTGGAGTACACAACGCCCTCGTGGGAACCGCCCGGCTGGCAGAAAGTGTGTCCCTATCCGTTGTGTCCGTCCTACCGCCAGTTTGCCCGTATCCTGTCCATCATTCTTATAG GTGTACTACTATGGATAACGGCGTTTGTCATCATTGGCGACACTGCCGCACCCGGTGGACAGTTGTTTCAGCTTGTCGTGCTAACAGTGGCTGCCAACTTTGGCGGGTTTCTCATCTCCCTAACGACGCTGCCCCGGCTGATCGGGATGCTGATGGTGGGCATACTGTTCCAG AACGTCGGCTGGGTGAATCTGGACGGCGAGTTCCAGATCGTGACGGCCGAGCTGCGCAAGCTGGCCCTGGTAATCATTCTGATCCGAGCCGGGCTAGAGATGGACCCGACCGCGTTCAAGAAGATCTACAAAACCATCCTGAAGCTCGGTCTCATCCCGTGGTTCGTCGAGTGCTCGCTGATTGCCGTGTGCGCCCGGTTCTTCCTGCAGCTGCCGTGGATGTGGAGCATACTGCTCGGCTCGATCGTGGGCGCCGTGTCGCCGGCCGTCGTCGTGCCCTGCCTGTTCCGGTTGCGCACCAAGGGGTACGGTGTGGTGAAGGGCATCCCGACACTGATCATTGCGGTGGCCGGCATCGACGACGCAGTGTCGGTGGCCGGGTTCGGCATCATCTCGAGCATCATGTTCAGCACGCAAAGCCTCGGGCTGCAGATTGCCCAGGCGCCGGTGTGCATTATCGGCGGGCTGGGTTTCGGTGTGGTGTGGGGCTTCCTGTGCAAGTATGTGCCCGAGCCGGGCGATGCGTACGTGGTGCCGATTCGCACACTGATGCTGTTCGGGGGCGGACTGCTGGCCGTGTTTGGCAGTGAGGAGATCCACTTCGAGGGCGCCGGTCCGCTGGGCGTTGTGTTTGCGGCGTTCACTGCGTCGTACTTTTGGTGCGGGCAGGGCTGGGAGCTGGAGGACAATCCGGTTTCGACGGCGTTCGAAATCTTCTGGATGATCTTCGAACCGATCCTGTTCGGCATCACGGGCGCGTCTATTAAG ATTGCTGAGCTGGATCCTCACATCGTATCGATCGGTGTCGGTAGCATTTACGCGGTTGCTGTGATCCGCATCTTGACAACGGTGGCAATCGCTTTTGGCGACAAGCTAAACGTCAAGGAGAAG ATCTTTGTTGCCATTTCCTGGATGTCCAAAGCGACGGTACAGGCCGCCCTAGGTCCCGTCGCCTTGAAGACGGTTATGTCGAACGAAAACCGCACGGAGGAGGAAGTCCACTACGCCGAGCTAGTGAAGATGGTGTGCATCCTGAGCATCATCCTGACGGCCCCGCTCGGGGCCATTCTCATATCCGTCACCGGCACCAAGCTGCTCAAGAAAACGAAGCAGCAGCTTGAGCCGTTGGATGGTACGTTGG GCTGGCGGCGAAGTCATCGGCCCTCGCTGCACGACATCAGTATCatcgacgaggaggaggagcgggAAGATATCGAGGGCATTGCGGACGAGGATACGGCTGCCAACACGCTGTCCAACGCGCAAACGGCGACAGCGTTCACCATCACGAAATAG
- the LOC121589938 gene encoding sodium/hydrogen exchanger 9B2 isoform X3, whose amino-acid sequence MPSEEGNVSSQSSSGDTKRKVSIITEPVVERLGHDNLGFEQNKRKISQQSHHSEEGPARRKSNLHNNNFDTSSIHSDRYNGEAGGRAKKQSFSEALEKIERDYDNSRLEQSWIYSLCMRCRVEYTTPSWEPPGWQKVCPYPLCPSYRQFARILSIILIGVLLWITAFVIIGDTAAPGGQLFQLVVLTVAANFGGFLISLTTLPRLIGMLMVGILFQNVGWVNLDGEFQIVTAELRKLALVIILIRAGLEMDPTAFKKIYKTILKLGLIPWFVECSLIAVCARFFLQLPWMWSILLGSIVGAVSPAVVVPCLFRLRTKGYGVVKGIPTLIIAVAGIDDAVSVAGFGIISSIMFSTQSLGLQIAQAPVCIIGGLGFGVVWGFLCKYVPEPGDAYVVPIRTLMLFGGGLLAVFGSEEIHFEGAGPLGVVFAAFTASYFWCGQGWELEDNPVSTAFEIFWMIFEPILFGITGASIKIAELDPHIVSIGVGSIYAVAVIRILTTVAIAFGDKLNVKEKIFVAISWMSKATVQAALGPVALKTVMSNENRTEEEVHYAELVKMVCILSIILTAPLGAILISVTGTKLLKKTKQQLEPLDGTLGWRRSHRPSLHDISIIDEEEEREDIEGIADEDTAANTLSNAQTATAFTITK is encoded by the exons ATGCCTTCGGAGGAAGGGAATGTTTCCTCCCAGTCGTCCAGCGGCGACACGAAGCGCAAGGTCAGCATCATCACCGAACCGGTCGTCGAGCGATTAGGTCACGATAATTTGGGCTTTGAGCAGAACAAACGCAAAATATCGCAG CAATCGCATCATTCCGAGGAAGGACCGGCGCGAAGAAAAAGTAACCTGCACAACAACAACTTTGACACCTCGTCCATCCACAGCG ATCGCTACAATGGCGAGGCTGGTGGTCGTGCCAAAAAGCAATCGTTCTCGGAGGCGCTGGAAAAGATCGAACGAGACTATGATAACTCCCGGCTGGAGCAGTCGTGGATCTATTCGCTGTGCATGCGATGTCGGGTGGAGTACACAACGCCCTCGTGGGAACCGCCCGGCTGGCAGAAAGTGTGTCCCTATCCGTTGTGTCCGTCCTACCGCCAGTTTGCCCGTATCCTGTCCATCATTCTTATAG GTGTACTACTATGGATAACGGCGTTTGTCATCATTGGCGACACTGCCGCACCCGGTGGACAGTTGTTTCAGCTTGTCGTGCTAACAGTGGCTGCCAACTTTGGCGGGTTTCTCATCTCCCTAACGACGCTGCCCCGGCTGATCGGGATGCTGATGGTGGGCATACTGTTCCAG AACGTCGGCTGGGTGAATCTGGACGGCGAGTTCCAGATCGTGACGGCCGAGCTGCGCAAGCTGGCCCTGGTAATCATTCTGATCCGAGCCGGGCTAGAGATGGACCCGACCGCGTTCAAGAAGATCTACAAAACCATCCTGAAGCTCGGTCTCATCCCGTGGTTCGTCGAGTGCTCGCTGATTGCCGTGTGCGCCCGGTTCTTCCTGCAGCTGCCGTGGATGTGGAGCATACTGCTCGGCTCGATCGTGGGCGCCGTGTCGCCGGCCGTCGTCGTGCCCTGCCTGTTCCGGTTGCGCACCAAGGGGTACGGTGTGGTGAAGGGCATCCCGACACTGATCATTGCGGTGGCCGGCATCGACGACGCAGTGTCGGTGGCCGGGTTCGGCATCATCTCGAGCATCATGTTCAGCACGCAAAGCCTCGGGCTGCAGATTGCCCAGGCGCCGGTGTGCATTATCGGCGGGCTGGGTTTCGGTGTGGTGTGGGGCTTCCTGTGCAAGTATGTGCCCGAGCCGGGCGATGCGTACGTGGTGCCGATTCGCACACTGATGCTGTTCGGGGGCGGACTGCTGGCCGTGTTTGGCAGTGAGGAGATCCACTTCGAGGGCGCCGGTCCGCTGGGCGTTGTGTTTGCGGCGTTCACTGCGTCGTACTTTTGGTGCGGGCAGGGCTGGGAGCTGGAGGACAATCCGGTTTCGACGGCGTTCGAAATCTTCTGGATGATCTTCGAACCGATCCTGTTCGGCATCACGGGCGCGTCTATTAAG ATTGCTGAGCTGGATCCTCACATCGTATCGATCGGTGTCGGTAGCATTTACGCGGTTGCTGTGATCCGCATCTTGACAACGGTGGCAATCGCTTTTGGCGACAAGCTAAACGTCAAGGAGAAG ATCTTTGTTGCCATTTCCTGGATGTCCAAAGCGACGGTACAGGCCGCCCTAGGTCCCGTCGCCTTGAAGACGGTTATGTCGAACGAAAACCGCACGGAGGAGGAAGTCCACTACGCCGAGCTAGTGAAGATGGTGTGCATCCTGAGCATCATCCTGACGGCCCCGCTCGGGGCCATTCTCATATCCGTCACCGGCACCAAGCTGCTCAAGAAAACGAAGCAGCAGCTTGAGCCGTTGGATGGTACGTTGG GCTGGCGGCGAAGTCATCGGCCCTCGCTGCACGACATCAGTATCatcgacgaggaggaggagcgggAAGATATCGAGGGCATTGCGGACGAGGATACGGCTGCCAACACGCTGTCCAACGCGCAAACGGCGACAGCGTTCACCATCACGAAATAG